In Saccharothrix syringae, the following are encoded in one genomic region:
- the lepA gene encoding translation elongation factor 4: protein MTTFADQTFTPPELIRNFCIIAHIDHGKSTLADRMLQLTGVVEERAMRAQYLDRMDIERERGITIKAQNVRLPWQLDGQDHVLHMIDTPGHVDFTYEVSRALEACEGTILLVDAAQGIEAQTLANLYLAMENDLTIIPVLNKIDLPAADPEKYAKELAHIVGCEPEEVLRVSAKTGVGVGDLLDEVVRRIPAPVGEADAPARAMIFDSVYDTYRGVVTYIRVVDGKITPRERIRMMSTGATHELLEVGIISPEPKPSRGLGVGEVGYLITGVKDVRQSKVGDTVTWEKKGATEPLAGYREPKPMVYSGLYPVDGSDYPVLREALEKLQLNDAALTFEPETSAALGFGFRCGFLGLLHLEITRDRLEREFNLDLISTAPNVVYRVVMEDGSEHVVTNPSDWPEGKRAEVYEPVTKCTIIAPSDYIGAIMELCQAKRGQLGGMDYLSEDRVELRYTMPLGEIIFDFFDSLKSRTRGYASLDYEESGEQSSELVKVDILLQGEAVDAFSAIIHKDHAYNYGTKMAAKLRELIPRQQFEVPIQAAIGSRVIARETIRAIRKDVLAKCYGGDITRKRKLLEKQKEGKKRMKMVGRVEVPQEAFVAALSTDDSGGKDKGKK, encoded by the coding sequence GTGACCACGTTCGCCGACCAGACGTTCACGCCTCCGGAGCTGATCCGGAACTTCTGCATCATCGCGCACATCGACCACGGCAAGTCGACGCTGGCCGACCGCATGTTGCAGCTCACCGGCGTCGTCGAGGAGCGGGCGATGCGCGCGCAGTACCTCGACCGCATGGACATCGAGCGCGAGCGCGGCATCACGATCAAGGCGCAGAACGTCCGGCTGCCCTGGCAGCTGGACGGGCAGGACCACGTGCTGCACATGATCGACACGCCGGGCCACGTCGACTTCACCTACGAGGTGTCCCGGGCGCTGGAGGCGTGCGAGGGGACGATCCTGCTGGTCGACGCCGCGCAGGGCATCGAGGCGCAGACGCTGGCCAACCTGTACCTGGCGATGGAGAACGACCTCACCATCATCCCGGTGCTGAACAAGATCGACCTGCCCGCGGCGGACCCGGAGAAGTACGCCAAGGAGCTCGCGCACATCGTCGGCTGCGAGCCCGAGGAGGTGCTGCGCGTCTCGGCCAAGACCGGCGTGGGCGTCGGCGACCTGCTCGACGAGGTCGTGCGCCGCATCCCGGCGCCGGTCGGCGAGGCGGACGCGCCCGCCCGCGCGATGATCTTCGACTCGGTCTACGACACCTACCGCGGCGTGGTCACCTACATCCGCGTGGTCGACGGCAAGATCACCCCGCGCGAGCGGATCCGGATGATGTCCACCGGCGCCACGCACGAGCTGCTGGAGGTCGGCATCATCTCGCCCGAGCCCAAGCCCAGCCGCGGGCTCGGCGTCGGCGAGGTGGGCTACCTGATCACCGGCGTGAAGGACGTGCGCCAGTCCAAGGTCGGCGACACCGTCACGTGGGAGAAGAAGGGCGCGACCGAGCCGCTGGCCGGGTACCGCGAGCCCAAGCCGATGGTCTACTCCGGCCTGTACCCGGTGGACGGCTCGGACTACCCGGTGCTGCGCGAGGCGCTGGAGAAGCTGCAGCTCAACGACGCCGCGCTGACCTTCGAGCCGGAGACGTCCGCGGCCCTGGGCTTCGGCTTCCGCTGCGGCTTCCTGGGACTGCTGCACCTGGAGATCACCCGGGACCGGCTGGAGCGCGAGTTCAACCTGGACCTGATCTCCACCGCGCCGAACGTGGTCTACCGCGTGGTGATGGAGGACGGCTCCGAGCACGTGGTGACCAACCCGTCCGACTGGCCCGAGGGCAAGCGGGCCGAGGTGTACGAGCCGGTCACCAAGTGCACGATCATCGCGCCCAGCGACTACATCGGCGCGATCATGGAGCTGTGCCAGGCCAAGCGCGGCCAGCTGGGCGGGATGGACTACCTGTCCGAGGACCGCGTCGAGCTGCGCTACACGATGCCGCTGGGCGAGATCATCTTCGACTTCTTCGACTCGCTGAAGTCCCGCACCCGCGGGTACGCCTCGCTGGACTACGAGGAGTCGGGCGAGCAGAGCTCCGAGCTGGTCAAGGTCGACATCCTGCTGCAGGGCGAGGCGGTGGACGCGTTCAGCGCGATCATCCACAAGGACCACGCCTACAACTACGGCACCAAGATGGCGGCCAAGCTGCGCGAGCTGATCCCGCGGCAGCAGTTCGAGGTGCCCATCCAGGCGGCCATCGGCTCGCGCGTGATCGCCCGCGAGACGATCCGCGCGATCCGCAAGGACGTGCTGGCCAAGTGCTACGGCGGTGACATCACCCGCAAGCGCAAGCTGCTGGAGAAGCAGAAGGAGGGCAAGAAGCGGATGAAGATGGTCGGCCGGGTCGAGGTGCCCCAGGAGGCATTCGTCGCCGCGCTGTCCACCGACGACTCCGGCGGCAAGGACAAGGGCAAGAAGTAG
- a CDS encoding type II toxin-antitoxin system PemK/MazF family toxin — translation MHDNGEDPRPDRGAVREVHSATAAATLEYSPDLDGLADPGEVVWAWVPFEEDPDRGKDRPLLVVGRRGRALLALMLTSKPPAGREADDCLDLGSGRWDRDGRRSYARLDRVFELAEDDIRREGSVLEPERFSLVVTALRRLGWN, via the coding sequence GTGCACGACAACGGTGAAGACCCCCGCCCGGACCGGGGCGCGGTGCGCGAGGTCCACTCGGCCACCGCCGCGGCGACCCTGGAGTACTCCCCCGACCTCGACGGCCTGGCCGACCCGGGCGAGGTGGTGTGGGCGTGGGTGCCCTTCGAGGAGGACCCCGACCGCGGCAAGGACCGGCCGCTGCTGGTCGTGGGCAGGCGCGGCCGCGCCCTGCTGGCGCTGATGCTGACCAGCAAGCCGCCCGCCGGGCGCGAGGCCGACGACTGCCTGGACCTGGGCTCGGGTCGCTGGGACCGCGACGGCAGGCGCTCCTACGCGCGCCTGGACCGGGTCTTCGAGCTGGCCGAGGACGACATCCGGCGCGAGGGCTCGGTGCTGGAGCCGGAGCGGTTCTCGCTGGTGGTGACCGCGCTGCGCCGGCTGGGCTGGAACTAG